The DNA region GTTAAGTCTAAGAATAGACCAGAATTTATTATTAATTCGCCGCCGTCTCTCTATCCACGACTCTACCAAGTGATGGCCTTGCGCTAATTCGGTCACGGTAAGCGTCTAACTCTTTAGAGCCGGTGGGCATATCAAACGCCTTTGCCCAAAGAAGCGTCTGCGCCACTAGAATATCAATTGCAGAATACGACTCACCTAAGGCAAACGTTTTATTCTCTAAACGCTGCGCCAATACCTTACAAGCTTTTAAAAACTCCCAACGCGCAATCTCAAGAATTTCTGGTACACGCTTCTCTTCAGGAAAAACAAACGTATGCTTTCCAGTCGTCCATAATGGCTGCTCTAACTCTGTGAGCACAAAGAAACACCATTCGTCATATTTTGCCCTTTGCTTGCTATTTGGCATTGGCACTAAGTTTGACGCGGGATACTTATCTCCCAAGTACGTCATAATAGCCGCTGATTCTGTTAGTACAAAACCGTCGTCATCAATCGCAGGCACCTTGCCATCTGCGTGAACCTTTAGATAATCCTCCGCCTGCCCAGCTCCTTTTAACAACTCTATTTTGATGTACTCATAATCGACACCTAACTCTTCCAGCATCCAAACTACACGCGTGCTTCTCGACCTTGGGTAACCATATAATTTAATCATCGTGCTCTCCTAATTTTTCTTATAGCGTGTCCAGACCTCGCATAAAAAACCCGGCTAAGCCGGGCTTTTTATCTCGCTTATTTTGTTTACAGGTTGTAACCCGTTTCCTCATGCGAAACAACATCCAGCCCTTGCTGCTCCGCTTCTTCATCCACTCGCAGACCGCCGGTTAAAGCACCAACAAGTTTCAAAATAATGTAGGTGGAGACAGCTGTAAACACGATGGTTGTTACTACACCAATTGCTTGAACAGATAACTGGCCTGCTATTGATGTAATACCATCGGCAAAACCATA from Cycloclasticus pugetii PS-1 includes:
- a CDS encoding glutathione S-transferase family protein, translated to MIKLYGYPRSRSTRVVWMLEELGVDYEYIKIELLKGAGQAEDYLKVHADGKVPAIDDDGFVLTESAAIMTYLGDKYPASNLVPMPNSKQRAKYDEWCFFVLTELEQPLWTTGKHTFVFPEEKRVPEILEIARWEFLKACKVLAQRLENKTFALGESYSAIDILVAQTLLWAKAFDMPTGSKELDAYRDRISARPSLGRVVDRETAAN